One Trichomycterus rosablanca isolate fTriRos1 chromosome 10, fTriRos1.hap1, whole genome shotgun sequence DNA window includes the following coding sequences:
- the foxl3 gene encoding forkhead box L3 has protein sequence MFDNSQYPYNCFNYDGEYPSSATDEDKKVCRPAYSYIALIAMAIQQSPENKVTLSGIYEFIMRRFPYYRSNQRAWQNSIRHNLSLNSCFIKVPRAEGNEKGKGNFWTFATGCESMLDLFENGNFRRRRRRRRNLSLGFREPAEPFSTMDPQQNTTVRPLHSDYPKGFNHRARSGQHNPPLSKPVPEIKFSIDYILSTADPSPGFRPPHSGSAGAVIQHLEPQQINLHFWTL, from the exons ATGTTCGATAACTCTCAGTACCCCTACAACTGCTTTAATTATGATGGAGAGTACCCTTCATCTGCCACTGACGAGGACAAGAAAGTGTGCCGACCTGCTTACag TTATATAGCACTAATCGCCATGGCTATTCAGCAGAGTCCAGAAAACAAAGTCACCTTATCTGGGATCTACGAGTTCATCATGAGAAGATTTCCTTATTACAGATCCAATCAGAGAGCCTGGCAGAACTCCATTCGGCATAATCTCTCCCTCAACAGCTGCTTTATAAAG GTACCTCGCGCCGAGGGCAATGAGAAGGGAAAGGGAAATTTTTGGACGTTTGCCACAGGCTGTGAGTCCATGCTGGACCTGTTTGAAAACGGTAACTTTCGTCGTCGCCGCCGCCGTCGGCGTAACTTGAGCCTGGGCTTCAGAGAGCCGGCCGAACCCTTCAGCACCATGGACCCACAGCAGAACACCACAGTCCGTCCACTTCACTCCGACTATCCAAAAGGTTTCAACCACAGAGCCAGAAGCGGCCAGCACAACCCTCCACTCAGCAAACCCGTACCAGAGATCAAATTCAGCATCGACTACATTTTGTCCACAGCAGACCCCTCGCCAGGGTTTCGCCCCCCACACAGCGGATCAGCGGGAGCTGTGATACAACATCTGGAGCCACAGCAGATCAACCTGCACTTCTGGACCCTGTAA